The following coding sequences are from one Melospiza melodia melodia isolate bMelMel2 chromosome 2, bMelMel2.pri, whole genome shotgun sequence window:
- the UBL3 gene encoding ubiquitin-like protein 3 — MSSSVPADMINLRLILVSGKTKEFLFSPNDSAADIAKHVYDNWPMDWEEEQVSSPNILRLIYQGRFLHGNVTLGALKLPFGKTTVMHLVARETLPEPNSQGQRNREKTGESNCCVIL, encoded by the exons ATCAATTTGCGCCTCATCTTGGTAAGCGGGAAAACAAAAGAGTTCCTGTTTTCACCGAATGACTCTGCTGCAGATATTGCAAAACATGTGTATGACAACTGGCCAATGG ACTGGGAAGAAGAACAAGTCAGCAGTCCAAATATCTTGCGGCTTATTTATCAAGGGAGGTTTCTTCATGGCAACGTGACATTAGGAg CATTAAAACTTCCTTTTGGCAAAACAACAGTGATGCATTTGGTGGCTAGAGAGACACTGCCAGAACCAAACTCTCAAG GTCAAAGGAACCGTGAAAAAACTGGAGAAAGCAATTGCTGTGTAATCCTGTAA